From the Desulfovibrio sp. JY genome, one window contains:
- a CDS encoding LysE family translocator: protein MPQTQASIALAAAALGLSAGLSPGPLLSLVLTQTLTHGPAEGVKVGLAPLLTDAPIIIGAWLAVSAAHGAPTVLGLLSLAGACLLVRYGIECLQAPPPDAGKPDAAPKSLWRGVATNFTNPHPYLFWTTVGVPMLIEAARSGTAAVVTFLGVFYAAIVGAKIMAAVLAGRFRRFLGSRAYRLLMAVLGLSLFYFAFTFARDGLSLLGKP from the coding sequence ATGCCCCAGACTCAAGCTTCCATCGCCCTGGCCGCCGCCGCCCTGGGACTGTCGGCCGGGCTTTCGCCCGGACCGCTGCTGTCCCTGGTCCTGACCCAGACCCTGACCCACGGCCCGGCCGAAGGCGTCAAGGTGGGGCTGGCTCCGCTTCTAACCGACGCCCCCATCATCATCGGGGCCTGGCTGGCGGTTTCCGCCGCCCATGGCGCGCCCACGGTGCTTGGCCTGTTGTCTCTGGCCGGGGCCTGTCTGCTCGTGCGCTACGGCATCGAATGCCTGCAGGCACCGCCGCCGGACGCCGGCAAGCCGGACGCGGCCCCGAAGTCGCTGTGGCGCGGCGTGGCCACCAATTTCACCAATCCCCACCCCTATCTTTTCTGGACCACGGTGGGGGTGCCCATGCTCATCGAGGCCGCCCGCTCGGGCACGGCCGCCGTGGTCACGTTCCTGGGCGTTTTTTACGCGGCCATCGTCGGGGCCAAGATCATGGCCGCCGTGCTGGCCGGGCGGTTTCGCCGGTTCCTCGGCAGCCGCGCCTACCGGCTGCTCATGGCGGTCCTCGGCCTGTCGCTTTTCTACTTTGCCTTCACCTTTGCCCGCGACGGACTTTCCCTGCTGGGGAAGCCCTGA
- a CDS encoding carbon-nitrogen hydrolase, which yields MAAPFRLGLIQMAPEKTVADSLEKAAALVADAGKAGANVVCLPELFATPYFCRNQDHAAFDLAEPIPGPTTSAMAAAAKAAGVVVVAPLFERRGPGCFQNSLAVLGPDGAHLGVYRKMHIPHDPGFEEKFYFAPGDLGFKAFDTPFGRVGTLICWDQWFPEAARATALKGALVLCYPTAIGWHPSEKAEFGERQRDAWITVQRGHAIANGIYVAAINRVGIEGGGEGYGETLEFWGSSFVADPSGQIVAQASVAKEEIITAVIDPRIVETQRRHWPFLRDRRIDAYGDLCRLYGE from the coding sequence ATGGCCGCCCCGTTTCGCTTAGGGCTCATCCAGATGGCCCCGGAAAAAACCGTGGCCGATTCCCTCGAAAAAGCCGCCGCCCTCGTGGCCGACGCAGGCAAGGCCGGAGCCAATGTGGTCTGCCTGCCGGAACTTTTCGCCACCCCCTATTTCTGCCGCAACCAGGACCACGCCGCCTTCGACCTGGCCGAACCCATTCCCGGCCCCACCACCTCGGCCATGGCCGCCGCCGCCAAGGCCGCCGGCGTGGTGGTCGTGGCGCCGCTTTTCGAGCGCCGGGGACCGGGCTGCTTCCAGAATTCCCTGGCCGTGCTCGGCCCGGACGGCGCACATCTCGGCGTCTATCGCAAGATGCACATCCCCCACGACCCGGGTTTCGAGGAGAAATTCTACTTCGCGCCCGGCGACCTGGGTTTCAAGGCCTTCGACACCCCGTTCGGCCGGGTGGGCACGCTCATCTGCTGGGACCAGTGGTTTCCCGAAGCGGCCCGGGCCACGGCGCTCAAGGGAGCGCTGGTCCTGTGCTACCCCACGGCCATCGGCTGGCATCCCTCGGAAAAAGCCGAATTCGGCGAACGGCAGCGCGACGCCTGGATCACCGTGCAGCGCGGCCACGCCATCGCCAACGGCATCTACGTCGCGGCCATAAACCGCGTCGGCATCGAGGGCGGCGGGGAAGGTTACGGCGAGACCCTGGAATTCTGGGGCTCGTCCTTCGTGGCCGACCCGTCAGGACAGATCGTGGCCCAGGCGAGCGTGGCCAAGGAAGAAATCATCACCGCCGTCATCGACCCCCGGATCGTCGAAACCCAGCGCCGCCACTGGCCCTTCTTGCGCGACCGCCGCATCGACGCCTACGGCGATTTGTGCCGGCTTTACGGGGAGTGA
- a CDS encoding molybdopterin biosynthesis protein — translation MKRNIYLRTIPIPEALSRVKAVLDRKKLVGIERIGSDRAAGRITAEPVIARYSSPTFHSAAMDGIAVRAADTFMAREGSPVRLTPEKDFVFVNTGHPLPSAFDAVVMIENVVMDGEAATIEAPVSPFTHVRRIGEDIVATEMVLPRHRRISPYDIGALLSCGAFEIPVYERIRMRVIPTGDEVMDFSARPVPGPGQVVESNSMLLAALADEWDMTCLRVPPVPDDPQALADALEEGLDSDAHIVVMVAGSSAGSKDFTKATIAKFGEVLVHGVAAMPGKPSLLGVARGKLVVGAPGYPVSSVVCFERLLYPLACWLTRSEPKSRQTIAATLARSVPSRIGMTDFLRLSVGQVGASYVALPLSRGAGSISSMTKAQAVTQLPPEAEGLESGAVVTAELLVDAGDLARTLVCVGSHDNTLDILADMLMRRDPAMRLASSHVGSMGGLIALKNGSAMMAGSHLFDPDTRDFNFPFLAKYLPGLDVLVVNLAIREQGLIVAPGNPKGITGVADLARDGVRYINRQRGAGTRILFDHHLAEAGLTPDHISGYEREEHTHMAVAVNVKTGSADCGLGVYAAARALGLDFVPLARERYDLVIPEALRDDPKIEAVIDVIAGESFKEQVQALGGYGTAWSGRVMRPGMGLPEE, via the coding sequence ATGAAACGGAACATCTACCTGCGCACCATTCCCATCCCGGAGGCGCTGTCACGCGTCAAGGCCGTCCTTGACCGCAAGAAGCTGGTCGGCATCGAGCGCATCGGCTCCGACCGGGCGGCCGGACGCATCACGGCCGAGCCGGTCATTGCCCGCTATTCCTCGCCCACCTTCCACAGCGCCGCCATGGACGGCATTGCCGTGCGCGCCGCCGACACCTTCATGGCCCGGGAAGGTTCGCCCGTACGCCTTACTCCGGAAAAGGATTTCGTTTTCGTCAATACCGGCCATCCGCTGCCGAGCGCCTTCGACGCCGTGGTCATGATCGAAAACGTGGTCATGGACGGCGAGGCCGCCACCATCGAGGCCCCGGTTTCGCCCTTCACCCATGTCCGGCGCATCGGCGAGGACATCGTGGCCACGGAAATGGTGCTGCCCCGGCATCGGCGCATCTCGCCCTATGACATCGGCGCGCTGCTGTCCTGCGGAGCCTTCGAGATTCCGGTCTACGAGCGGATACGCATGCGCGTGATTCCCACCGGCGACGAGGTCATGGATTTTTCCGCCCGGCCCGTGCCCGGCCCGGGGCAGGTGGTCGAGAGCAACTCCATGCTGCTCGCCGCCCTGGCCGACGAGTGGGACATGACCTGCCTGCGCGTGCCCCCGGTGCCCGACGATCCCCAGGCCTTGGCCGACGCCCTCGAGGAAGGGCTCGATTCCGACGCCCACATCGTGGTCATGGTGGCCGGCTCCTCGGCCGGCAGCAAGGATTTCACCAAGGCCACCATCGCCAAATTCGGCGAGGTGCTGGTCCACGGCGTGGCCGCCATGCCGGGCAAACCGTCGCTTCTGGGCGTGGCCCGGGGCAAGCTCGTCGTCGGCGCGCCGGGCTATCCGGTCAGCTCCGTGGTCTGCTTCGAGCGCCTGCTCTATCCCCTGGCCTGCTGGCTGACCCGGTCCGAGCCCAAGAGCCGGCAGACCATTGCCGCGACGCTGGCCCGCAGCGTGCCGTCGCGCATCGGCATGACCGATTTCCTGCGCCTGTCCGTCGGGCAGGTGGGGGCGAGCTACGTGGCCCTGCCCCTTTCGCGCGGCGCGGGCAGCATTTCCTCCATGACCAAGGCCCAGGCCGTGACCCAGCTGCCGCCCGAGGCCGAGGGGCTGGAATCCGGGGCCGTGGTCACGGCCGAGCTGCTGGTGGACGCCGGCGACCTGGCCCGCACCCTGGTCTGCGTGGGCAGCCACGACAACACCCTCGACATCCTGGCCGACATGCTCATGCGCCGCGATCCGGCCATGCGGCTGGCCTCCAGCCACGTGGGCAGCATGGGCGGGCTGATCGCGCTCAAAAACGGCTCGGCCATGATGGCCGGCTCCCACCTGTTCGACCCGGACACCCGGGATTTCAACTTTCCGTTTCTGGCCAAATACCTGCCCGGCCTGGACGTGCTCGTGGTCAACCTGGCCATCCGGGAGCAGGGGCTCATCGTCGCCCCGGGCAACCCCAAGGGCATCACCGGCGTGGCCGATCTGGCCCGCGACGGCGTGCGCTACATCAACCGCCAGCGCGGGGCCGGCACGCGTATTCTCTTCGACCACCACCTGGCGGAAGCCGGCCTGACCCCGGACCACATTTCCGGCTACGAGCGCGAGGAACACACCCACATGGCCGTGGCCGTCAACGTGAAGACCGGCTCGGCCGACTGCGGCCTGGGCGTGTATGCGGCGGCCCGGGCGCTCGGGCTCGATTTCGTGCCCCTGGCCCGGGAACGCTACGATCTGGTCATCCCCGAGGCCCTGCGCGACGATCCCAAGATCGAAGCCGTCATCGACGTGATCGCCGGCGAGTCCTTCAAGGAACAGGTGCAGGCGCTCGGCGGCTACGGCACGGCCTGGTCCGGCCGGGTCATGCGCCCGGGCATGGGCCTGCCCGAGGAGTGA
- a CDS encoding TMEM165/GDT1 family protein has protein sequence MDWKLLFTTFATIFVAELGDKTQLACVLTAADSRKPWIVFAGSSLALISTSLLGVIFAEFICNFVSPEIIKKVAAVAFVIMGGLIYFDKL, from the coding sequence ATGGACTGGAAACTGCTTTTCACGACCTTTGCCACCATTTTCGTGGCCGAACTCGGGGACAAGACGCAGCTCGCCTGCGTGCTGACCGCGGCCGATTCCCGCAAGCCCTGGATCGTTTTCGCCGGCTCGTCCCTGGCCCTGATCTCCACGAGCCTGCTTGGCGTCATCTTCGCGGAATTCATCTGCAACTTCGTCTCGCCGGAGATCATCAAGAAGGTCGCGGCAGTGGCCTTCGTGATCATGGGCGGGCTGATCTATTTCGACAAATTGTAG
- a CDS encoding PAS domain-containing protein, giving the protein MGKVRHDPWQWFLSRSITTILTGIVLLAALPATGFIVVASLEARHQAEHRAWDDIRNLTRSLAALQRGVLRQARGVLVALDHTEEVCDHRPPACNRLFTDLLRDHPELSNIFLTDASGTVVASGLPAFLGVNLADRKYFQEAMGTRRLGVSKFIHGRATKKPILAFALPRMDTDGRLLGVIGLSYYLEGYDKFLKRIELPQNTRITFLDPDGLRMVAYPPTEWFPLGRQIVPRLWARLAKDSADEGTFISPRYTGGDGLFSFSRLRLAPGDPPYMTILVSAACNDVFADADKQLWHGLLSALAATVFALVIAQVAGRAALGRGIVSLVDAAERLAGGDLSARDTAAAAGSLEVRRLGASFNAMADTIEGRERELIETAAALGHMRSMLSNILESMPSPIIGIDPAGRVTHINGSAQALFGLDAEAALGREVGASLPQLSGYMPTMETALRERRAQIVEKQPLPQNGNTHLMNMLFYPLVANGTEGVVIRLDDVTESERIREAVEKALKDKNILLKEVHHRVKNNLQIILSFISLQADEATDPAERERLRLLSTRIRSMALVHQQLYNREDAATIDMAEYVRSLAQGVLSVFREQTTGVRLSYDTRPFPLSLNAAVPCGLLLSELLTNACKHAFSPGQIGEIRVGCRREEGMARFWVEDTGPGVPAGFDPEAATTMGMTLVKELARQLEGEVSISRSREGGARLGIVFPA; this is encoded by the coding sequence ATGGGAAAAGTCCGGCACGATCCGTGGCAATGGTTTTTAAGCCGCTCCATCACCACCATCCTGACCGGCATTGTGCTGCTGGCCGCGCTGCCGGCCACGGGCTTCATCGTGGTGGCGAGCCTCGAAGCGCGCCATCAAGCCGAGCATAGGGCCTGGGACGACATCCGCAACCTGACCCGCAGTCTGGCCGCCCTCCAGCGGGGCGTGCTGCGCCAGGCCCGGGGCGTGCTCGTGGCCCTCGACCATACCGAAGAGGTTTGCGACCACCGCCCCCCCGCCTGTAACCGACTTTTTACCGACCTGCTGCGCGACCACCCCGAACTCTCCAACATCTTTCTCACCGACGCATCCGGCACGGTCGTCGCCTCAGGCCTGCCCGCCTTTCTCGGTGTCAATCTCGCCGACCGGAAGTACTTCCAGGAAGCGATGGGCACCCGCAGGCTGGGCGTCAGCAAGTTCATCCACGGCCGGGCCACGAAAAAGCCGATCCTGGCCTTCGCCCTGCCGCGCATGGACACCGACGGGCGGCTTCTGGGCGTCATCGGCCTGTCCTACTATCTCGAAGGCTACGACAAGTTCTTAAAGCGTATCGAGCTGCCGCAAAACACCCGGATCACGTTCCTCGACCCGGACGGGCTGCGCATGGTGGCTTACCCGCCGACGGAGTGGTTCCCCCTGGGCAGGCAGATCGTTCCCCGGCTCTGGGCGCGCCTCGCCAAGGACAGCGCCGACGAGGGGACCTTCATCTCGCCGCGCTATACCGGCGGAGACGGCCTGTTCAGCTTCTCCCGGCTGCGGCTTGCGCCAGGCGATCCGCCGTACATGACCATCCTCGTTTCCGCAGCCTGCAACGACGTGTTCGCCGACGCCGACAAGCAGTTGTGGCACGGCCTGCTCTCGGCCCTTGCCGCCACCGTATTCGCCCTGGTCATCGCCCAGGTGGCCGGGCGGGCGGCCCTTGGCCGGGGCATTGTCAGCCTGGTCGACGCGGCCGAACGGCTGGCCGGCGGGGACCTTTCCGCCCGGGACACGGCGGCGGCAGCCGGCAGCCTCGAGGTCCGCCGCCTCGGCGCAAGCTTCAACGCCATGGCGGACACCATCGAAGGCCGCGAGCGCGAACTGATCGAGACGGCGGCGGCCCTCGGACATATGCGCTCCATGCTTTCCAACATACTCGAATCCATGCCCTCGCCCATCATCGGCATCGATCCCGCCGGCCGCGTCACCCACATCAACGGCAGCGCCCAGGCGCTGTTCGGCCTGGACGCCGAGGCCGCCCTGGGCCGTGAGGTGGGCGCATCCCTGCCGCAACTCTCCGGCTACATGCCCACTATGGAAACGGCCCTGCGCGAACGCCGCGCCCAGATCGTGGAAAAGCAGCCCCTGCCGCAAAACGGCAACACCCACCTCATGAACATGCTCTTTTACCCCCTCGTGGCCAACGGCACCGAGGGCGTGGTCATCCGCCTCGACGACGTCACCGAGAGCGAGCGCATCCGCGAAGCCGTGGAAAAGGCCCTTAAGGACAAGAACATCCTGCTCAAGGAAGTCCACCACCGGGTCAAAAACAACCTGCAGATCATCCTCAGCTTCATCAGCCTGCAGGCCGACGAGGCGACCGACCCGGCCGAGCGGGAGCGTCTGCGCCTTTTAAGCACGCGCATCCGGTCCATGGCCCTGGTCCACCAGCAACTCTACAATCGCGAGGACGCCGCCACCATCGACATGGCCGAGTACGTCCGGAGCCTGGCCCAGGGAGTGCTGTCCGTGTTCAGGGAGCAGACGACCGGGGTGCGCCTTTCCTACGACACGCGGCCTTTCCCCTTGTCCCTCAACGCCGCCGTGCCCTGCGGGCTGCTCTTGAGCGAGCTTTTGACCAATGCCTGCAAGCACGCCTTTTCTCCCGGGCAAATAGGCGAGATCCGCGTGGGCTGCCGGCGGGAGGAGGGCATGGCCCGCTTCTGGGTGGAGGATACGGGGCCGGGGGTGCCGGCGGGATTCGATCCCGAGGCGGCGACGACCATGGGCATGACCCTGGTCAAGGAACTGGCCCGCCAACTGGAAGGGGAAGTAAGCATCAGCCGGAGCCGCGAAGGCGGGGCACGCTTAGGGATCGTGTTTCCGGCCTGA
- a CDS encoding amino acid ABC transporter permease, translating into MHWNVIYNNFDYLLIGAYPKGPLGGLAMTVLLALGGIFGAFWLGLGCGLMRISRKPLLRWAALIYIEIIRGIPLLMVVFWFYFLAPVLFGHTLPESQSALIALIVFTSAYIAEIVRAGVEALPKGQMEAARGTGLSHFQAMTHVILPQALFNMIPSFVNQFVSLTKDTSLAFIIGVNELTKAATQINNRTLTAPTEIFITIALLYFVICFCLTELSRWLERHINRYQARTR; encoded by the coding sequence ATGCATTGGAACGTCATCTACAATAATTTCGATTACCTGCTGATCGGCGCCTACCCCAAGGGGCCGCTCGGCGGTCTGGCCATGACCGTGCTTCTGGCCCTGGGCGGCATTTTCGGCGCCTTCTGGCTGGGGCTTGGCTGCGGGCTCATGCGCATTTCCAGAAAGCCCCTGCTGCGCTGGGCGGCTCTCATCTATATCGAGATCATCCGGGGCATTCCGCTTTTGATGGTCGTCTTCTGGTTTTATTTCCTGGCCCCGGTGCTTTTCGGCCACACCCTGCCCGAGTCCCAGAGCGCGCTTATCGCGCTGATCGTTTTCACCAGCGCCTATATCGCGGAGATCGTGCGGGCCGGGGTGGAGGCGTTGCCCAAGGGCCAGATGGAGGCGGCTCGCGGCACGGGGCTGTCCCATTTCCAGGCCATGACCCACGTCATCCTGCCCCAGGCGCTGTTCAATATGATCCCGTCGTTCGTTAACCAGTTCGTGTCGCTGACCAAGGATACGTCCCTGGCCTTTATCATCGGCGTCAACGAACTCACCAAGGCGGCCACCCAGATCAACAACCGCACGCTGACCGCCCCGACGGAGATTTTCATCACCATCGCCCTGCTCTACTTCGTGATCTGCTTTTGCCTGACGGAATTGTCGCGCTGGCTGGAACGGCACATCAACCGCTACCAGGCCCGCACGCGCTAA
- a CDS encoding amino acid ABC transporter permease: protein MAYHFDFTQVVTGEYGQWLVSGLVTTLKISGVSIVLSLILGTLIAVMRLSKVRPLVWASATYTEFFRNTPLLVQIFFWYFGSYSVLPQFVNEWLYRQDFEFACGVIALTVYTSAFIAEEIRSGIFSIPKNQLEASRACGLSFTQAMVYIILPQAFRVIIPPLISQFLNLIKNSSLVMTIGVMDLTYMARQIEAHTFHGFEAFTVSTCMYLCISLVVSAGVTLYSRRVLRVRSH, encoded by the coding sequence TTGGCGTATCATTTCGATTTCACCCAGGTCGTTACCGGCGAATACGGACAGTGGCTGGTTTCGGGCCTTGTCACCACGCTCAAGATTTCCGGCGTTTCCATCGTGTTGTCCCTGATCCTGGGGACGCTTATCGCCGTCATGCGCCTGTCCAAGGTGCGCCCGCTGGTCTGGGCCAGCGCCACCTACACCGAATTTTTCCGCAACACGCCGCTTCTGGTACAGATTTTCTTTTGGTATTTCGGCTCCTACAGCGTACTGCCGCAGTTCGTGAACGAGTGGCTCTACAGGCAGGACTTCGAATTCGCCTGCGGCGTCATCGCCCTGACCGTCTACACCAGCGCCTTCATTGCCGAGGAGATCCGCTCCGGCATCTTTTCCATCCCTAAAAACCAGCTCGAGGCGTCCCGGGCCTGCGGCCTGTCGTTTACCCAGGCCATGGTCTACATCATTTTGCCCCAGGCCTTCCGGGTCATCATTCCGCCGCTGATTTCCCAGTTTTTAAACCTCATCAAGAATTCGTCGCTGGTCATGACCATCGGCGTCATGGACCTGACCTACATGGCCCGGCAGATCGAGGCCCACACCTTCCACGGGTTCGAGGCCTTCACCGTGTCCACCTGCATGTACCTGTGCATTTCGCTCGTCGTCTCGGCGGGCGTCACCCTCTACAGCCGACGCGTGTTACGCGTGCGTTCGCACTAG
- a CDS encoding ABC transporter substrate-binding protein — translation MRKIAWISALACLLTLLAAAAATAGKLDDIKARGALVAGVKDSQPPFGYVDEKTNQIVGFEIDLMQALAKRLGVKLELKPVTSSTRIPMLGQGAVDIVAATMTHKKEREDQIDFSITYFMTGQKLLVKKDGGIKSVADLNGKKVASVKGSTSEQNVKKAQPGCTVISFETYPEAFLALKQGKVQAMTTDESILVGIKNSDDHPDNWAIVGDYISPEPYGFGLPENDSDFRDYVNLALMNMWETGEYQKIYDKWFGKGKKDYLPLTWKMELWP, via the coding sequence ATGCGCAAGATCGCCTGGATTTCGGCCCTGGCCTGCCTGCTGACCCTGCTCGCGGCCGCGGCGGCCACAGCCGGCAAGCTCGACGACATCAAAGCCCGGGGCGCGCTCGTCGCCGGCGTCAAGGATTCCCAGCCCCCCTTCGGCTACGTCGACGAGAAGACCAACCAGATCGTGGGCTTCGAAATCGACCTCATGCAGGCCCTGGCCAAGCGCCTGGGCGTCAAGCTGGAACTCAAGCCCGTGACCTCCTCCACCCGCATCCCCATGCTCGGCCAGGGCGCCGTGGACATCGTGGCCGCCACCATGACCCACAAGAAAGAACGTGAGGACCAGATCGACTTCTCCATCACCTATTTCATGACCGGCCAGAAGCTGCTGGTCAAAAAGGACGGCGGCATCAAGTCCGTGGCCGACCTGAACGGCAAAAAGGTGGCCTCGGTCAAGGGCTCCACGTCCGAGCAGAACGTGAAAAAGGCCCAGCCCGGCTGCACCGTCATTTCCTTCGAAACCTACCCCGAGGCCTTCCTGGCCCTCAAGCAGGGCAAGGTCCAGGCCATGACCACGGACGAATCCATCCTGGTCGGCATCAAGAACAGCGACGACCATCCCGACAACTGGGCGATCGTGGGCGACTACATCTCTCCCGAGCCCTACGGCTTCGGGCTGCCGGAAAACGATTCCGACTTCCGCGACTACGTCAACCTGGCGCTCATGAACATGTGGGAGACCGGCGAATACCAGAAGATCTACGACAAGTGGTTCGGCAAGGGCAAAAAAGACTATCTGCCCCTGACCTGGAAAATGGAGCTGTGGCCGTAG
- a CDS encoding amino acid ABC transporter ATP-binding protein — protein MIEFHNVNKWYGDFHVLKGITDSVEAGEVLVICGPSGSGKSTLIRCVNRLEEYQKGHILFEGHDIHGDDIDVNRLRCDIGIVFQQFNLYPHLSVLKNITLAPIKVKSMPRKEAEELALALLERVGIHAQAKKYPAELSGGQQQRVAIARALAMKPKAMLFDEPTSALDPEMINEVLNVMKDLARDGMTMLCVTHEMGFAREVADRVVFMDHGEIIEGAPPGEFFSNPRHERTQLFLKEIL, from the coding sequence ATGATCGAATTCCATAACGTCAACAAATGGTATGGCGACTTCCATGTGCTCAAGGGCATCACGGACAGCGTCGAGGCCGGCGAGGTGCTGGTCATCTGCGGCCCCTCCGGATCGGGCAAATCCACGCTGATCCGTTGCGTCAACCGGCTGGAGGAATACCAGAAGGGCCATATCCTCTTCGAGGGCCACGACATCCACGGCGACGACATCGACGTCAACCGGCTGCGTTGCGACATCGGCATCGTCTTTCAGCAGTTCAATCTCTATCCGCACCTGTCCGTTCTCAAAAACATCACCCTGGCCCCGATCAAGGTCAAAAGCATGCCGCGCAAGGAGGCCGAGGAACTGGCCCTGGCCCTGCTCGAACGGGTGGGCATCCACGCCCAGGCCAAAAAGTATCCGGCCGAACTCTCCGGCGGCCAGCAGCAGCGCGTGGCCATCGCCCGGGCCCTGGCCATGAAGCCCAAGGCCATGCTCTTCGACGAGCCCACCTCGGCCCTGGACCCGGAGATGATCAACGAAGTCCTTAACGTCATGAAGGATCTGGCCCGCGACGGCATGACCATGCTGTGCGTCACCCACGAGATGGGCTTTGCCCGCGAAGTGGCCGACCGGGTGGTGTTCATGGACCATGGCGAAATCATCGAGGGCGCGCCTCCCGGGGAATTCTTTTCCAATCCCCGGCACGAGCGCACCCAGCTTTTCCTCAAAGAGATTTTGTAG